A region of the Oceanivirga salmonicida genome:
ATGAAATGACATTACCACGTTGTGTAGTTGATATTTATGATATAGATAAAAATGACTCAGACTATTCTGTGAAATTAGAAGATTTTAAAAAATGGGAACATAAATATGATAAAATACATGAAAACTCTTTTGTTGATCTTAAAACAGATTTATTTATATTTGATATGGATGGAGTATTAGTAGATACAGAAAGAATATTTATGGAAAATATGGTGATTTTATCTAAAAAAGAGGGTTATAATATAGCTCAGGAAGATTTGCTAAATATTATTGGACAAAGTAATAAAAATGCTGATAAATATATGAAAAGTATATATGGTGAAAATTTTGATTTTATTAAATTAGCATTTGAAATAGATAAATTATTTATTTTAAAAGCCAAGCAATCTTTAATACCATTAAAATTAGGTGTTATAGAAATTCTTGATTTTTTAAAAAAGGAAAATAAGAAAATTGCTTTGGCATCGTCATCTAATTTTGAGAAAATAAAGGCAATTTTAGAAAATACTGATATTTACAATTACTTCGATTATATTATTTCTGGTGAATCTTTAAAAGAAAGTAAACCTAATCCTGAAATATTTAGTAAAGTATTAGATTATTTTAATGTGAAAGCAGATAAAAGTGTTGTTTTTGAAGATTCATTAAATGGTTTGAAAGCATCTAAATCTCTTGGTAGTTTTACTGTGTTCATTCCAGATATAGTAGGAATCAATAATGAAAATTCTAAGTATTATGACAAAGTATGTAATAGTTTGTCTGAGGTATTGGAAAGTTTAAAAAATAGAAAAGAAGTGTAGCATAATTATTAAATTATTATAAGTAAAAAAAGGAGTAAGGCAAAAATATTTTTATTTATTTGCAAGCTCCTTTTATAATTAGTTATATTTTGTGCTATTATTTGATATTATCATAAGCCATTATAGTTTTGTCAAATTTTTTAATGACATCTTCAAATGAATATAAACCATCTTTATTAGTTTTTAATCCTTTTAATTTTAATGGTATAATAACAGGCGGATTATCTAAATCTAATATACTTAAATTTCTTATTTGATCAGTAGATTGATACATGAAATTTATTGCAACATACATTTTTTTAGTAGTCTTATCTTCCCATTTTTCAAACATTAATTTTGAACCAATTGGTATTCTATTTTCAATACTATCTTTTAACTCAAATTCTTCTATTTCTAAACTACTCATAACAGAAGCTAGGTTAGAATCATGACCTACTAAGTATGTAAATTTACGTTTTTTAGAATTTAATTCATCTCTTATATATACTATCAAAGGATTGGCAATATTAGTTGCAACTATTGGAGAAGTAAATAGAACTTCCACATAAGAATCTTTTAACTTAGATATTTTTTTATACTGTTCTTTTGTTATCTTCTTGCCAAAAGGTAGCTTATTATTATCAGGGGTTTCATAATATTGTAACATTAATGCATCTGATACTATATTTCCTAATTTTAATGATCCAGACATTCTTGGTTCATCTCCCAATTTAAGAACAACTTTTGTATCATAATCATTTAAATCACACATTTTTTTATCATCTTTACATGCTTTTGATTTTTTTATACCTATAATTTTTTCAACTTCATTAAAAGAAGGTTCTAGTGATTTAGTAAATTCTTTTAAATTTTTAAATCCTTTTGTATTGTTAATTTGTTTAGTGGCTTCTTTTAAAAATTCTGGACTTAATTTAGTTAATTTTGGAAAAAATATAGGGTCAGATTTATATGGAAGAAATCTATAATATGTATCTATATCACAAGTTGGAGCAAATCCTGCACTAAAATGTTTTGCAGTAGCTATAGTTCTTTGTTTAGTATTAGCATATATATTTACTTCGTTTTTTATAGGGCAAGTATTAGGATCGAATAAACCTTCACTTTCAGTCCAGCTTTTAAAGTATTGACCCATTATAGTTTCCAATACTCCACCTCTATTTGTCAAATTTTTAGCTTCAGGCCATTTTATCCAATTGTGACTAGTTATTTTACCTAGTACACTGTCTTTTGATGCCAGTGGTGCCCTTAAATTGTGTCTACTTAATATTACAACCTCTTTTAGTTGATAATTTTCTTTAGCAAATGCCATACCACCAACTAAAATTATAGAGGACAAAATAAATAATTTGAAATTTTTCATAAAATCCCTTCTTTCTAATATGTATTTTAAATTTATTTAATATTTTCATAAGCATTTATTGCTTTATTGAATT
Encoded here:
- a CDS encoding histidine-type phosphatase, giving the protein MKNFKLFILSSIILVGGMAFAKENYQLKEVVILSRHNLRAPLASKDSVLGKITSHNWIKWPEAKNLTNRGGVLETIMGQYFKSWTESEGLFDPNTCPIKNEVNIYANTKQRTIATAKHFSAGFAPTCDIDTYYRFLPYKSDPIFFPKLTKLSPEFLKEATKQINNTKGFKNLKEFTKSLEPSFNEVEKIIGIKKSKACKDDKKMCDLNDYDTKVVLKLGDEPRMSGSLKLGNIVSDALMLQYYETPDNNKLPFGKKITKEQYKKISKLKDSYVEVLFTSPIVATNIANPLIVYIRDELNSKKRKFTYLVGHDSNLASVMSSLEIEEFELKDSIENRIPIGSKLMFEKWEDKTTKKMYVAINFMYQSTDQIRNLSILDLDNPPVIIPLKLKGLKTNKDGLYSFEDVIKKFDKTIMAYDNIK
- a CDS encoding HAD family hydrolase, whose amino-acid sequence is EMTLPRCVVDIYDIDKNDSDYSVKLEDFKKWEHKYDKIHENSFVDLKTDLFIFDMDGVLVDTERIFMENMVILSKKEGYNIAQEDLLNIIGQSNKNADKYMKSIYGENFDFIKLAFEIDKLFILKAKQSLIPLKLGVIEILDFLKKENKKIALASSSNFEKIKAILENTDIYNYFDYIISGESLKESKPNPEIFSKVLDYFNVKADKSVVFEDSLNGLKASKSLGSFTVFIPDIVGINNENSKYYDKVCNSLSEVLESLKNRKEV